The following proteins are co-located in the Candidatus Dormiibacterota bacterium genome:
- the mreD gene encoding rod shape-determining protein MreD encodes MSRSRTPERYAGPSARVALLWLLAAVVAQSTVLHYAVVRNVEPSLILVVVVWYAMRSDISRATLFGLVAGIGEDLIAFDSGGAWTFATAITALLASLPTRRFFEDSMPFFMIVVGCATLVRDLVFWSIKKAEGYPAGLGTLHLHQAIFQGALNAVLAAVVMFVARRFDRRRAMAWRR; translated from the coding sequence TTGTCGCGAAGTAGAACGCCCGAGCGGTACGCCGGGCCTTCGGCGCGCGTCGCGTTGCTCTGGCTTCTCGCAGCGGTCGTTGCGCAGTCGACGGTGCTGCATTACGCTGTCGTGCGCAACGTCGAGCCGAGTCTCATTCTCGTCGTGGTCGTGTGGTACGCGATGCGATCGGACATATCGCGCGCGACGCTTTTTGGTTTGGTTGCCGGCATCGGAGAGGACCTCATCGCATTCGACAGCGGCGGTGCGTGGACGTTCGCCACGGCGATCACCGCGCTGCTCGCCTCGCTGCCGACGCGGCGATTCTTCGAGGATTCGATGCCCTTCTTCATGATCGTCGTCGGTTGCGCGACGCTCGTGCGCGACCTCGTATTCTGGAGCATCAAGAAGGCCGAGGGCTACCCCGCCGGCCTCGGCACGCTTCACCTCCACCAGGCCATCTTCCAAGGGGCGCTCAACGCTGTGCTGGCCGCCGTGGTGATGTTCGTGGCACGCCGCTTCGACCGTCGTCGCGCGATGGCGTGGCGCCGATGA
- the mrdA gene encoding penicillin-binding protein 2 gives MMPHRPARRRISWERPPLRIVVFATSMLLALLVLVARLATIQLVNGATYRAAALENQIRLIRVAAPRGLIYDRHGIVLARNRPSFVVGLIPSEIADLPREIALLSQTVGVPEGTLMRRLFHHHGIDYTSFAQIAANEPYGPIILAVDLPVPTVAQLSEILTDLPGIDLEAQPIRDYPYGAFGSHIIGYVGEISAGEYARLRRLGYTQNDVVGKDGLEAQYDGYLRGQPGGERIEVDASGQVVRGAEFPQKPAIPGDALVTSIDWRLQRIVEEALVQGLQSWGRGRPLTGAAVAEDPYTGEILALASAPNFDPNDFSEQRSASVEQYLTSPLEPLFDRAIAAATPTGSTFKMVTGSAALTEGVIGANQVVYDSGAWNCGGYLARDIAAGGLGDTTFVPALAASSDGYFYRLSWYLGNARLRKWALLFGLDHVTGVDLPGEGRGNWPTNAWMERNYGVPLEPSDVCSLGIGQGAMQATPLQMTNVASAVINGGTLYQPHVVTEIRSPSGAVVRRIPVRIIREIPASQAALAAVRAGMARVTDPGGTAYGLAIAGLPYSGKTGTVETAGGRGPNTTWFICWAPTDHPRFALAVYVDRSGGYGANVAAPIARAILVKYFGKK, from the coding sequence ATGATGCCGCATCGCCCTGCGCGGCGCCGCATCTCGTGGGAGCGTCCTCCGCTGCGCATCGTCGTCTTTGCGACATCGATGCTACTTGCGCTGCTCGTTCTTGTTGCGCGGCTCGCGACGATTCAACTCGTCAACGGAGCGACGTATCGTGCCGCCGCGCTCGAGAATCAAATCCGTCTGATACGCGTGGCGGCGCCGCGCGGCCTCATCTACGATCGCCACGGCATCGTTCTCGCTCGTAACCGGCCGTCGTTCGTCGTCGGGCTGATCCCGTCCGAGATCGCGGACCTGCCGCGCGAAATAGCGTTGCTCTCGCAGACGGTCGGCGTCCCGGAGGGAACGCTGATGCGCAGGCTGTTCCACCATCACGGCATCGACTACACGTCATTCGCGCAAATCGCGGCGAACGAGCCCTACGGTCCGATCATCCTCGCAGTCGACCTGCCGGTTCCGACCGTCGCGCAGCTTTCGGAGATCCTCACGGATCTTCCGGGAATCGATCTCGAGGCGCAGCCGATCCGCGACTACCCGTATGGGGCTTTTGGCTCGCACATCATCGGCTACGTGGGAGAGATCAGCGCCGGCGAATACGCGCGTCTGCGCCGGCTCGGCTATACCCAAAACGACGTCGTCGGAAAAGACGGCTTGGAGGCGCAGTACGACGGCTATCTTCGCGGTCAGCCCGGCGGCGAGCGCATCGAGGTCGACGCCTCTGGACAGGTGGTGCGCGGCGCCGAGTTCCCGCAAAAACCGGCGATCCCGGGCGACGCTCTCGTAACGTCGATCGACTGGCGGCTGCAGCGCATCGTCGAGGAAGCCCTGGTGCAAGGGCTGCAGAGCTGGGGCCGCGGACGTCCGCTGACCGGCGCGGCGGTCGCCGAGGATCCGTATACTGGGGAGATCCTCGCGCTCGCGAGCGCGCCGAACTTCGATCCCAACGACTTCTCCGAGCAGCGCTCGGCCTCGGTCGAGCAGTATCTCACCTCACCGCTCGAGCCGCTCTTCGATCGCGCGATCGCCGCCGCAACGCCAACCGGATCCACGTTCAAGATGGTGACGGGTTCGGCAGCGCTCACCGAAGGCGTCATCGGCGCGAACCAAGTCGTCTACGACAGCGGCGCTTGGAACTGTGGCGGATATCTCGCGCGCGACATCGCCGCCGGAGGCCTCGGCGACACGACGTTCGTGCCGGCTCTCGCGGCGTCGAGCGACGGCTACTTCTACCGCCTCTCGTGGTACTTGGGAAACGCGCGACTGCGCAAATGGGCACTGCTCTTTGGTCTGGATCATGTCACCGGCGTCGATCTGCCAGGTGAAGGCCGTGGAAACTGGCCTACCAACGCGTGGATGGAGCGCAACTACGGCGTTCCTCTCGAGCCGAGCGATGTCTGCAGCCTCGGCATCGGGCAAGGAGCGATGCAGGCAACGCCGCTTCAGATGACCAACGTCGCGTCCGCCGTCATCAACGGCGGGACGCTCTATCAGCCGCACGTCGTCACGGAGATTCGCTCGCCGAGCGGCGCCGTCGTTCGGCGCATTCCGGTCCGCATCATCCGCGAGATCCCGGCCTCGCAAGCCGCGCTCGCCGCCGTTCGTGCCGGCATGGCGCGCGTCACAGATCCAGGCGGCACCGCCTATGGCCTCGCGATCGCGGGGTTACCGTACTCGGGCAAGACCGGCACCGTGGAAACCGCGGGCGGGCGCGGCCCGAACACGACGTGGTTCATCTGTTGGGCTCCGACCGACCACCCGAGATTCGCTCTGGCGGTGTACGTCGACCGGAGCGGAGGCTACGGCGCAAACGTCGCCGCGCCTATTGCACGTGCGATCTTGGTCAAGTACTTCGGGAAGAAGTAG